The window AGGAGACATGCCATGAACATTATTGGCACTTGCATCGACTGCTTTCCGGCATGCAGCAGCTTCCTCCTCACGTGTGGGGTCGCGACGGCCGCTCTCGGATTGGCAATCTACCGTTCAATGGCAGGGCATGCGACCGGCGCAAGCTGGGAAGCAATGGGAATAAGACAACGCGCGGCGTAGCTTTCGCGAAGCGGCTCTCGTCCGGCTTGGCCGGGGCGAAGTCCATGTCCGACCTTCTTCGGGGGGCGACCTTTTCGCCTATGTGTCGCGTACATCCTGAGAAGGTATCATCCGTGGCCAATTCAAATGCGTGGCCTTCCAATTTGATCGTCGGACTCGCGATGCTTCTCCTGGATTGGGTCGGGTGTGCCGCGGCGGAAACGACGCGCATCAAGCGGCCGGCGCCGAGCCCGGAAGAAGCCCAGAACATCGCTGTGGACATCGCCAAGAACGACGGGCTTCTTCGTGAGGGCGACATCATCGTGACCCCGCGGGGATTTCTGGTGTTCAGGGGCGTTGCCTCGGACGGCTACACCAATGAATTCGAGCCCGTGCCAAATCCTTTGAACCAGAATCGCGGTCAGAAGAACTAAGGCCGCAGGAGCAACTGGGCATCACCACCTTAACGTTACGGATGCTATTTAAAAAAAAGCTGTCCGGTTTCCGCCAAATTAACGACATGGGGTCGGGAACAGGCTAAACAACGGGTTAAAGGGTCCGCGTTCGGGCACTGCTGGAGAATTTGGAATGCTGTCTCGCTCGTTTTCGTTCGCTGCGTTTCTGGCCGCTGGCCTGGCGTCGTCGTCCGCGCTTGCGGGCGTTGTGTCGGTGACCAGCTACGACATGAATAACGGCAACGGGTCGACCCAGTATACGTTTGGCTACGACTACCTTGATTTTACTTACAACGGCGCCAATGCGTCGACCAATGGATCGAACAATCCGGTCCCCAACAACTCTACGCCGCAAGTTGGAAAGCTGACCGGAGGGACTGGCCTGCTCACCGACGGCGTCATCGCCAAAGAAAATTATTCCATGGTCAGCGGAAGCATCGCGACCGGTGGAACGGTCATCGGCACCCCCTATAACCTGGCTTACGCCGGCGGGACGACGCAGTATGTCGGTTGGAAGTATCAGGATCCAACGATCACCTTCCACCTTGCGGCCGGTCAAAGCGTCAGTTCGATCGCAATCTATGCTGCGGCTTACAACCCGCTCCTCGGGGACTCGAACGGCCTGGTAGCAGCCCCGGGCGCAGTCGATCTTTGGATCAACGGAAACCTGGTATCCGGCGCCTCGCTTCAGACCACGTCGCTCAGCGGCAACGCTGCACAGCTCCTGCTGGCTGGATTTGGGACGGTCTCGTCCGACTCGATATTCCAGTTGAGGTTCGATCGCGGAGAGTTGCAGCAAGATGGGATCGATTATTTCAACGATCACGTCTTGGGTGCTTACAACAACGCGTACAGTTGCACCGTCTTCTGTGATCCTATCAGCGGTTTCCTTCAAGAAGCCGCTGGTGGTGTCGCGACGGGTCCCATGACCAATGGGGGGCTCGAACCCTGGATCATGCTGAGCGAGGTCCAGTTCTTGACCACAGCGGTGCCTGAGCCCTCCACCTGGATTTTGATGATCGCGGGCTTCCTGGGTCTCGGCGTCGTCGCCTGTCGCAAGAGCAGTAAGGTGGACGGCGCTTCGCTCAGTCTCAGCTGTTGCAAGGTGCACACCGCGGGCCGCCATGCGCGCTTTCAGCGCGGCTCTGCAGAACGGCTGATCGTCTGAACAGAGAGTGTTTTGTCGGGTAGTAATGCAGTACTGGCGAGACCCAGCCATTGACCTGCGAACGGAAACGAGTAAGTTCACGCTAGATTTATTTGAATTCGGAGAGTTAGATGAAATCCTATTTAAAGCAAGTAGCTATTGCTGGCGCACTCCTCGCAGCAACATGTGTGCAAGCATCAGCAGCACCGTTCACTGACGGGCTCTTTAATTCACCTCCCGGCTCCGGATCCTTCCAGACGGTAGCTGGAGGATCTAGCCTGGGCGCTTGGTCAGTGACCGGCGACAGTGTCGATTTCATCGGCAGTTACTGGAATGGTCCTGCCGCAACAGGCGGCAACAGCGTTGACCTGAACGGCAACGGTCAGGGTGGAATTGCTCAGACTTTCGACCTTGGTCCGGGCACGTACCTCCTCGGCTTTTACCTCTCTGGCAACCCCGACGGTTTGCCGGCCGAGAAAAGCATCGGTGTGACGCTCTCGCCGGCCACGCCGGCAATTAGCAACAGCTATACTTACTTGGCCACGATCAACAGCAATCACAGCTTGAACTACGAGTATCACTCCTTCCTGTTCACCACGACGGGTGGCTTAGAGACCTTGTCGTTCTTCAGCAATGACCAAGGCGCATATGGCGGTGTTGTTGGCGGCGTCACGATCTCCGCCGTTCCCGAGCCATCAACTTGGGCGATGATGCTGCTTGGTTTCGCGGGGATTGGCTTTGTCACTTATCGCCGCCGCGCGAGCGCAATGCTTACATCGTAGCACGTGAAATTCGAAGGTCCCCCGCGGGTGGTGGCCTAAGATTGCCTCATTAAGTGCGACGACGAGAAGGCCGCCTCCAGGCGGCTTTTTTGTTATTGCGCTAGGCTGCGCCCGGAGTTTTGCCAGCGTTGTCAGTCGACTGCCCAACAATGCGTCTGGATCCCCGCGAGGGCCCAACATTCGGTTGAAGGACTGCGGGCTTCGCCAATCCGAACGGGTCCCGCTACGCAATCCCCTTGTTCAAACAAAAACCCCAGCACCGGGTTGAGATCGGGGCTGGGGTTTAAGCTTACCAAAAGGCCTGTCCGGGATTGGGCCGGGCAGAGTCGGATCCTAGTCGTTGAAGGTTAACTTTAGGTTGTCTGACCTGGCGTCTATTGGATCGATCAAAGCGAGGCCGCTGAATTAACCGAGGGCACACTTTCTCAGTAGGTGACTCGACATTTCCCTCAGGACCATTATTAATATCGCGGAACTTAAATATTTAAACGCTGAATTATTGGAGAATCGGTTATGAGGCACAGGACCTTCAGGACCGCGATACTGGGCGGCGTAGCCCTCCTTTGGGGTACATTCGGAGCCTCAGCGTCTCTGGTTAGCCAAAACGTCACCTTCACCTTCAACGTTGTTGACGCTGATACGCTCCGGCTGACGCTTGATGGTGTCCTGGACGCCACCGGGAATTGGGCTCCCGTCAAATTCCTCGACGCATTCGACGTCAGAAATGTCGGTTCATTCTCCGCGGCCTCGGCCGCTTATCTCGGAAATTCGCAATTCGTGGGCGGCGTCCCGGGAAAGCAGGTGACCGGCGCGGGTGTTGGCTGCGCTAATGGCGGTGGGGCTTCCGCCTGCTTCAATTGGACTCCCAATCTCACACTGACCAATCACATGGTCTTCAATATCGATTTCACGCCCAGCGGCGATGGCCTCGATTTCAGCAACCCACATCTCAAGGTCGCCTTCTTTACCAACAACAGCGATAGCAAGAAGACCGGCGATCTCTTGTCGGCAAACTTCGCTCCTGACCAAATTGCATCGGTCCCCGAGCCCTCGACCTGGGCCATGATGATCCTGGGCTTCGCTGGTCTGGGCTTCATGGCGTATCGACAGAAGAACAAGCCTTCGTTCCGCCGAGTCTGAACTCAGCCTCAAAGCGACAACCAAAGCCGCCTCAGTTGGGCGGCTTTTTCTTGAGCTCGACGTGGACGGGGTCAGGGACGGTGGTTCAAGGAAGGTTGGCAGTATCCTTGAAGACAATCGCTTGATTCGATCCGCAGGATCGCGCGCGATCAGCAACCCGATCTCACAGCGCTCCCAATCGGCTCTCAGAAGGCGCGCGGTATTGAATGCCAGACGGCCCTAGATGAGAGGCGAGGTGCTGATCTACGAACAGGCCGAATGACGGCCACTGAATCAGAGCTGCCCAAACAGGAGGATGGCGGTAGAGCCGGCCAACATCTCTTTACTTCGCGGTGCATGTAGCAGCATTGAGCGGCCGCCCGCTGAAGTCCCAAAGTCGATATAGGCCCGGGCTGCGGAAAGCTGCGACGAGGCCGAATAGAAAGCGGCAGCCCGACCGGTTCCCGTAGGGTTATGCAATGAACTGCCATTGGAGCGGCTCCCCGAGAAGCGGGTATGGTTTAAACCGTAGTTTGAACGGTGAAAAAAGCCGAGATCGGCCCAGCAGCCTCCATTTTCTTATGGTTTCTTGACAAATGCCGCCCAATGACCCACTCATTGCCATTAGTTAACTTAAATGGGAGGAGTTTTTATGCGCAAATTGCTTTTTGCTGCGGTCCTGGCTTTCACCGCGACTACCGCCGGAGCCAACGCAGCGGTCATTAACTGGACGACGTGGGGCACCCCCTCCTCAACCGGCAACTCTGGAGGAGCTGTCAGCGGTACCAGCGGTAGTGTCGGTGTTACTTATAGCGGTGAGCTGCAAGAGATCCGGACTGACATTATTTATCAGACTCCCGCAGGTACTTTCAGCGGCGGCTCTATCAGCAACGCCCCCGCAGACGGACAAACTTCCGTTCGGCTCATCGGCGGCGGCAGCGTAATTGATACTGTGACTTTCTTGACGCCCGTCGTGAATCCCGTGTTCGCGATCTGGAGCCTCGGTCAAGGTGGTATTAATGCTGAGTTCGACTTCCTCAATTCTCCTGTCTTCACGATACAGAGTGGCGGTCCATCGGCGCAGTACAACGGTGTGTCGATTGTAAAGAACAATGAGACCATTACTGGTGTCGAAGGGAACGGCACGATCCAGTTCTTCGGGACGTACACTTCCATTTCGTGGACCAATCCCGTTCGTGAAGATTGGTACGCGTTTCAAGTAGGAACGGTCGGCGCAGTTCCTGAACCCTCAACGTGGGCGATGATGATCCTGGGCTTCGCTGGCCTGGGCTTCATGGCGTATCGACAGAAGAACAAGCCTTCGTTCCGCCAGGCCTGAACTCAGCCTCAAATCGACAACCAAAGCCGCCTCAGTTGGGCGGCTTTTTCTTGACCTCGACGTGGACGGGTCGCGGCCGGTGGTTCAAGGAAGGTTAGCAATATCCTCGAAGACAACCGGTCTATTTTCGATCCGCACGATCGCGAGCGATCAGCAACCCGACCTCACAGCGCTCCCGATCGTCTCTCAGAAGGCGCGCGGTATCGAATGCCAGACGGCGCTTAGATGAGAGGCGAGGTGCTGATCTACAAACAGGCCGAATGACGGCCACTGAATGAGAGCTGCCCCAAACAGGAGGATGGCGGTAGAGCCGGCCAACATCTCTTTAACTTCGCGGTGCATGTCCCAAAACGTAGCAGCATAGCGATCAATTGTCGACTTGCAGCTTGCAAGAGGGACACCCGTCCGCTCCTTCCCAGTCAGGAGCGCGCCTCGACGCGCTTTGGTCCTGCTCTCGGCGGGAGCACTTCGTCAAAGGAATAGGCAGCGCAACAAAAAGACCGCCAGAAGGCGGTCTTCGTGCAAGTCCGAACAGGATTTAGCTATGCCGCAAGGCGTGCAGAGCTTTGGTTACGACGACGGTACGCCATGAAGCCGAGGCCGGCAAAGCCCAGGACCATCATGGCCCAGGTTGCAGGCTCGGGGACGGCCGAATTGATCGAGAACGTTCCGTGTAGGTGATCGGTTTCGGTCCGATAGCGGATGGTCGTGCCGAGCAGAACGTCATCAAGGGTCAGCGTGTACTGACCACCAGGGAAGGCCATACTCTGGGGCTGAAAATCGATATAGACTAGGCCGCCGAGGACGGTGATGAAGCCGGTGACACTTGCCGCGAACGTCTGCCCGGTCGTCACAGGGGAGGTGAGATAGACCGTCAGATTGAAGGCGTCCCCGAGAAACGCGTAAGGGTTAAAAAGCCCAGTGTTCTTGAGCGTAAAAGAACCGAGATCGACGGTTTCTCCAGCGTTGGCGGTGAATGGGGAGGCCGAAGAGATTCCGTTAAAGGAAAGGTTATGATCCGAGGTCGAGCCGCACACAGGTGAGCCGAAGCAGCCCGTGGTTGTGCCCGTGAATGTGGATGCGCTGGCGCTCGTTGCGCTAAATCCGCATGCGAGGACAGCAACCAGTGCCAGGTCCCGAAACAGTTTCATAGTGTCCTCAGGGTAGATAGTTCGGCACAACTGCCCAAGGGTCGGAATAATTCAGGATTCGGGGTTGTGTCAATATTTATTAAACTTCGAAGATTTAAATCCAGATGATTATGGCTGAGCGGCTGACCCACGGCAAAGACCGCCCCACGGGCGGTCTTTCCGTTCGCGAGAACCGGACGATACTCAAGCCGCAGTCAGGGGACCGTCTTGCTTGCGACGACAGGCAAGGAAGCCGATGGCCGCGAAGCCCAGGATGAACATCGCCCAGGTCGAGGGCTCGGGGACTGCGCTCGTGAATGTCGCCGAGAATGTGAGGTCTGAAAAATTGTTGATCGCCGAATTCCATGCCGTCTGGGTCAGATTGGGTGTGGGAAGGGGCACGGTGTCGGAATAGATCGTGCTCCATACCAACGTGCCGAGATTGGAAACGGAGTTGGCGGTGCAGCCCCCGAAGTTCAAGCAGGATCCAACAGTCGCCGAGCCGCTATTGTTGGCAATTCCGTAGGTGCTGAGGAACGCCACATAGCTCTGGCCTAGCGTCACGTTGGCACCCACCGGCGAGAAGTCGAGAATGCCGGCACTCCCGGCCACCACCGGGCTCTGCCAAAGCAAGGCGGTCGGCTTGGAGCCGTCCCAAGCGTAGACGGCAGCGTACAGCGAGGTAAGGCTCGAGCTATTGAGCGTGAACTTGAAGTCCGTGAGCGAGCCGGTCACCGGAGCGGTGAACGTCTCCCCAACGAATTGCGTTTGCTGGCCGCCGGTCAACGAGCCCGATAACGAGCCGAAGCTATAAGTGTTGGTCGGATTGCTGATCACATCAGCTGAAGCGGGTACTGCATGGGCCAGAACTGCTGCGACGGACAGCGCAGCTACTTTACGAAACATCAGAAACAACTCCCTTGCTTTGTGGTGCAGGGAGAAGTCGCACAACGGTTCCGACGTCCTGATGACAGTGAGGCGACAGTGTCCGGGCAATTTGCCGCAGTAAACCCGCTAGTCCTGGAACGCGCGCTTTATGCCAGAGCCGACATCTTGGCTTCAACTTTGGTAGCAGTCCAACTGGGTCCTCGCGCCTTCTTGTGAACCCGCACAGGGTAGGCCGGTTCACGTTTCCGAACGGGCCATGAGGGCCGTTCATCTGGAACTGCTCACGCTCCCGGCGTAATCAAAATTGACGAAAACCGAGCTCCGGCGGTAGGCTACGACCATTCTTGTGACAGACCGCGCTCGTGCGGATTTTCTCGCCGTACGACTGCCAGCGGAATGGCGCGCTGGCTTATTCAGCTCCGTCGGGATCGCGGTCATCACGGGACCTTGATTGAACGAGCTCGCGCACAGGCGCGACCAAACTTCGCTCCGGTGGGGCATGTCGGCTTTGTTGGTATGTGTTTTGCTTTTCGTTGGTTTTGGAGATTGCCATGAAGGACGCATTGCACAAGGGGCGCAAACCTCGCGAGCTGAAGAAGGTCCAGCGGATGTCGAAGAGGGCTGCCGCCCCCGAGACTATCGCGAGCCGCTACCTGGAAGTATTGCGGCTAAGACAGCGTGTGCTCGAGGCTGATTCTTCGCGCGCTGTACGCCACTAGGGATAGTTAAATGCGCTCGCTTTACGTGACGTCGCTGGTAGTCGGGATGGTGGCTTGGCTTTGGGCCTTGACCACGGGTATCGCCTGGATGTTCGGGGCATAACGATCGTCCGCTGAGAGGCGATTGGATCGCCTGCCTTCGCACGGACGGAAGCCTTTTACGGCACGGGCTGCCCCGCTGCTTCGGCGTGATGGAGCACCTTCTAGCCGCTTCCGTTTGGACGTCCTGTAGCTCATGTTTTATGCAGGGAAGGCTGTGAAGGGCGGCGGGATGATGCAGGTCTCACCCGATTTCTGCCTTTTGATTACGACCGTCTTAACTTTTCTGCGCTTGCCTTGAGCATTCACGCAAAGGGAGTGCCTGATGGCTAAGGAGAGGAAGTCGATCCGAGAACTCTCGGAGATGATCAGCGGGGTCGTCGGAGTGCCAGGGCTCGACCTCACCATCCGGCCTGACCACGCTTACGGCTGGCAACCGGTAGTGTTGTCAGCGCCGGGCAATCCCATCGGCTTTCAGAGGAGGGTGGAGGAGATCGCCCATCGCATGCGAATGCAATACGATCTGGCTACCTAGTCTGCCAACGTCTACGCGATGGGGGCTCGACTTGTTTGTTGGGCCGTGGCAGGGCCTGATCCGGGAATTCGTACCCTTCCCCATTGAGAAGCCGCTGCATTTTGGTCAGCAGGGCGAGCCGCTTCTCGGCTTCAATGATTGATTTCTGATTATTATTTCCGAACAAAATCTGAGACGACTTCTTCATCCCGGGTCCTCCAAAAGAAGCAAAATGCCGATAGTCGCCGGGGCTGTCTGTAACCTAAATTACTAAGTCTCTCTTTTTGTGTTCATTCGAGCTGGCCCGGCTGGAACTCTGCCGGCGGAGTTCCGGCGCGCCTCCACGGGATGAAGCTAGTGTTGATCGCCAAGCAGTTTCGCCCGTGGCGAGGCCGTAAGGCAGCCGACCTCATGATGTTGCCATAAAGCCGGTTCGCGCTGACGGCCACCTCTCACCCGGTCTCCCGGCGCCGGCGATACGCCTACCGCCCTTAGCAACATGTGCGGTGCTCGCTCGCAATAGCCCTCACAACCTTGTGGCACCGGTTTGCAGATACGGTGACACAGGCCAGCAATGGGCGAACAGAAGCAGCCCGTCAGCATCAGCGTATCCATTCAGCGTAGGCCGCAGGATTACCGCCTGAGCGGTCCGAGGTTCTCATTGTAGAACCTAATCAACTCGATGAGGTTTTCGATTCCGAAGTCTGTGAACGCCTGGATGCCGTCTTCTCCGACGCCATAGACCCAGATGACGCCGTCCTCGATCCCATTTCGTTGGCGATGTCCCATGGCCAATCCTCGTCTTTTCTCCGAGGTCTTTCGCGACCTGGACGATGGTGGTGACGTGATCGATCTTGTTGACGTGCGTGATCATGCACTCGAGCAGAGACTGCCGATGCCGGCGTCAAATTCCAGGGCAGAAGTTCGTCCAGCCGATGAGCCGGATGGGCGAGGATGCGGGCGAGGATATAGGTGAGCCAGGCCTGTGGGTCGATGCCGTTCATTTTCGCCGTGGCGATGAGGCTGTACATTGCTGCGGCGCGCCGCCCTCCGCGATCAGATCCGCAGAACAGCCAGGACTTCCATTCAAGAGCGATGCCTCGCAAGCCCCGTTCGGCGGTATTGGTCGAGAGGCACACGCGTCCCTCTTCCAGGAACAGAGTGAAGCTCGTCCATCGCTTCAGGATGTGGTTGAACGCCTTGGCCAGGTTATGGCGGCGGGACGATTTGGAGAGCTGTTCGCGCATTTAGACCCGTAGTTCTTCGACCATCGGCCGGCTCAGCATCCGTCGCACCTGAAGGCGCTCCTCGGCGCTCGTGCCGTTGAGGGACCGTTCGATCTCGAACAGCGCATCGATCCTTCGCACGACCTCGATCGCGACCGGAAAGAGTGGGTTTCCTTTTTGCCGGCGGCCTTGCGCCGGGCATTCTCTTCGATGTCAGCCATGGCAAAGAATGGGCGCCTTCCATGCGACCAGCAGGCAGCTTCCCGGATCGATCCGGGCTGGCGCCCGGCCAGATAGAGCTGGTTGTACCCGTCATAGGCGTCGGCCTGCAGGATGCCGGCATACCGGGCCAAATGCCCCTGCGGATGCTCACCCTTGCGGTTGCGGGAGTAGTAGAACATCGCTGCTGTTGGGTCCGCGCCCGCAAACGGCCGGCTTCCCGAATGTCGATTCAACATCGTCCCGCTGGGGCCCGTACGGGCGGCCTCGCCGAATAGCGCGGTGCCGATGTCGCCTGGCTCGAACGGTGCGACCAATGTGCCCTCGGGCCGGCCGCGCATCGCACCAGATTGGTCTTGCGCACGCTCAGCGGCAGCTGGTGCAAATCCTGGTGGCCGAGCGCGAAGGCATTGAGGCTAAGCTGCACCTCGTCGTCATGCTTGCGCGAATGCAGCGCGTTGAAGTCGGAGACGCCGTCGAGGATCAGGCTAGCGTAACGATCTGTAAGTATTAAGCATGCAGAATAGCGCCTTTCGGAGCGTAATCAATTTGGCCACAGAGATTAGGATGACCTCAGATCATGACGAACTGGCTATTTTGACGCGAGAGATCGCCTACAAGGCGACGTATGTTCAGGATCAAACAATTCTGATCGAGGTTCTTGAGGAGGATGGACATGACGTGTCGGACTATAAGAGAGAGCTAGCCAAAGAGCGCTCTCATTTGGCGACACGGATCGCGAGGCAATTCAAGCTGCTTGAGATAGCATCGGCCAGTGAAGGACACGTCCCGGCCTCGTTAACTCAGGGATGATCAATGCCCAACCGCCGGAAGATTGATCGTTCTGACGTCGACTTGGCCGCATACATCTTTGGAGACGGCGGTACTCAGCGTTGCCGCGTGTTCAACCTCTCGGAAGACGGTGCTGGGATCGAACTGCCGACGAAGCTGCACGTGCGTGCTACATTCAAGATCATGTTAGAAAGAGACCGTACAATCAGAAACTGTCGTCTCGTTTGGTCTAGTAGTACTCGCATCGGCGTTGTGTTCACAGCCGATTGAGTTGGCTCTGCCAGGCTTGGCCGGCCAACAGATAGCCGCGCGGTCCCTCCAGATCTCGGACGCCAATTCAAAGCGGCATCGTAAGTACCTCGCAAATTGTTGATTCCTAGCGGGTCAGTGATAGTCTCCCGCTACTGCCTATAGCGGTGACGGAGGCTTGGGGAATTTAAGGCTGAGACGCGCTGTAGGGGTGAGTGAAAGGCTACAGCCGGCGTATCAAGCGGATGGATCTCGAACCCGAAAAGGAAGCTCTCAAGCTGGCGCGGTGCCTTCTCGCATGGGAGTTCCTCACTGGTACAACGGCAGAGATGATACGCGACCTCCGAGCAGAGCTTCGCGAGCAACTCCGCGCCTTGGAGAATAACCGCTAACGCCGCCTCAGTGGGGCGGACTGCTCGTATAGGCTCCGTCACTCGGCCAACCTTCTTCGCACCACGCTCAGTGGATCGCCACCTGAGCGGGCGCGTCCGAACGATGTAGCCGAGCATGACATGCGTCGATCTCCGATTGACGGGGGACGGGAAGCTCATCCACCTTATCCAGCGCTTGGATCAATTCCGATAGCCAAGCAGCGCTGCTCGCGGGGGCGCTTGAGTGAGCCGCTCCCTTGCTCTTCATGCCAGGAATGGACGCCGAAATGACGCCACCGTAAATCGCGTCCAGAAGCATATTCAACATCGTCGCCATCCCTTATTGGTTGGAAACCACGCTAAATGCGGATTGTTTCAGCGTTGCTTCGCGGCTCTGCGGAACGGCTTCGTGGGCAGCTGCTGCGCACAGCCGCGGAGCAGGGCAGCTGGATGCCCCAAAGCCGCTTCCCATTAGGTCGTCACAGTGAATGGCACGGGAACCGGGGGCTCACGGAAGATCGGCTGGAGCAGCCGGCGGCAACCAAACCGAAGGCGCGGGCGCAAGTCGCACGAGGTGATTGCCGAAGGTTGTGCTGAATAGG of the Bradyrhizobium sp. WSM1417 genome contains:
- a CDS encoding PEP-CTERM sorting domain-containing protein, encoding MLSRSFSFAAFLAAGLASSSALAGVVSVTSYDMNNGNGSTQYTFGYDYLDFTYNGANASTNGSNNPVPNNSTPQVGKLTGGTGLLTDGVIAKENYSMVSGSIATGGTVIGTPYNLAYAGGTTQYVGWKYQDPTITFHLAAGQSVSSIAIYAAAYNPLLGDSNGLVAAPGAVDLWINGNLVSGASLQTTSLSGNAAQLLLAGFGTVSSDSIFQLRFDRGELQQDGIDYFNDHVLGAYNNAYSCTVFCDPISGFLQEAAGGVATGPMTNGGLEPWIMLSEVQFLTTAVPEPSTWILMIAGFLGLGVVACRKSSKVDGASLSLSCCKVHTAGRHARFQRGSAERLIV
- a CDS encoding PEPxxWA-CTERM sorting domain-containing protein → MKSYLKQVAIAGALLAATCVQASAAPFTDGLFNSPPGSGSFQTVAGGSSLGAWSVTGDSVDFIGSYWNGPAATGGNSVDLNGNGQGGIAQTFDLGPGTYLLGFYLSGNPDGLPAEKSIGVTLSPATPAISNSYTYLATINSNHSLNYEYHSFLFTTTGGLETLSFFSNDQGAYGGVVGGVTISAVPEPSTWAMMLLGFAGIGFVTYRRRASAMLTS
- a CDS encoding PEPxxWA-CTERM sorting domain-containing protein, which gives rise to MRHRTFRTAILGGVALLWGTFGASASLVSQNVTFTFNVVDADTLRLTLDGVLDATGNWAPVKFLDAFDVRNVGSFSAASAAYLGNSQFVGGVPGKQVTGAGVGCANGGGASACFNWTPNLTLTNHMVFNIDFTPSGDGLDFSNPHLKVAFFTNNSDSKKTGDLLSANFAPDQIASVPEPSTWAMMILGFAGLGFMAYRQKNKPSFRRV
- a CDS encoding PEPxxWA-CTERM sorting domain-containing protein gives rise to the protein MRKLLFAAVLAFTATTAGANAAVINWTTWGTPSSTGNSGGAVSGTSGSVGVTYSGELQEIRTDIIYQTPAGTFSGGSISNAPADGQTSVRLIGGGSVIDTVTFLTPVVNPVFAIWSLGQGGINAEFDFLNSPVFTIQSGGPSAQYNGVSIVKNNETITGVEGNGTIQFFGTYTSISWTNPVREDWYAFQVGTVGAVPEPSTWAMMILGFAGLGFMAYRQKNKPSFRQA
- a CDS encoding PEPxxWA-CTERM sorting domain-containing protein, producing MKLFRDLALVAVLACGFSATSASASTFTGTTTGCFGSPVCGSTSDHNLSFNGISSASPFTANAGETVDLGSFTLKNTGLFNPYAFLGDAFNLTVYLTSPVTTGQTFAASVTGFITVLGGLVYIDFQPQSMAFPGGQYTLTLDDVLLGTTIRYRTETDHLHGTFSINSAVPEPATWAMMVLGFAGLGFMAYRRRNQSSARLAA
- a CDS encoding PEPxxWA-CTERM sorting domain-containing protein produces the protein MFRKVAALSVAAVLAHAVPASADVISNPTNTYSFGSLSGSLTGGQQTQFVGETFTAPVTGSLTDFKFTLNSSSLTSLYAAVYAWDGSKPTALLWQSPVVAGSAGILDFSPVGANVTLGQSYVAFLSTYGIANNSGSATVGSCLNFGGCTANSVSNLGTLVWSTIYSDTVPLPTPNLTQTAWNSAINNFSDLTFSATFTSAVPEPSTWAMFILGFAAIGFLACRRKQDGPLTAA
- a CDS encoding PilZ domain-containing protein translates to MPNRRKIDRSDVDLAAYIFGDGGTQRCRVFNLSEDGAGIELPTKLHVRATFKIMLERDRTIRNCRLVWSSSTRIGVVFTAD